The Numenius arquata chromosome 6, bNumArq3.hap1.1, whole genome shotgun sequence sequence TGGGTCTACACGGAGCAGCCTCACACGCAGCGCAGGAAGGAGATCCTGGGTACGTCGAGGGGCTGGGAAGCGTCCACCGCCCGGGCTGGATCGCACCCCTGGACGGGGAGAGCGGGGGGGAACTGTGCCGGCTCCCCCGATGTGGGTGCCGGCCGGGCTGCGGAGAGCGGGGGCTGCAGCTCGGAGGGGTGTTTTCCCCgtcgggggctgggggggggggggggaaggggctgctctgcCAAACTCTCCCGGCGCCGCCTCGCTTTTTGGAGGAGGCAGCGGAGAGGCACGGCGGGGGCGCCGGCGGCTGAAGGGAGCCCTGTTGCACCGGACGGGGGTGACTGGGGAGCCCTCCTGCAGGCAGGTTTTCCCGGTGTCCTGGTAgtgcaataaaataaatgaggatGTGGCTGAGCGTTTGCTAGAGAACGACCGAAAGTCCCCGCTGCCGGTCGGGGACAAGGTACACTCTTGTATTTTCATGTTGTACAGGCTGCGTCTGTCTGCGAACATGAGTGTGATGGGTTGGGAGGTTTTTGCTTTTGGTTCGGGGGTCTGAGTTTCTGAAAAGAACTAGTAATTCAGAATTGCTGCAGAATATTGTTGCGTATCTCCTGAAAACATCTTTTCAACGTTTTATTAATAAAGAAGATTTTGATCCACCCACCCTTCCCCAGTTTTGTTTGGGttatttggttggggttttttccttccctttaatGAGTATAAAGTTTTTAAAGATCTTTTAGAAAGGAAGGCACTGGGACTTGTGGCTGATGTGCTGCTCAGGGTCTATGATAATTGGGTGTAGTTTCTGAACTCCTCCACAATCTCATAGATTAATCTAAATTACAAAAACGTGTCTGGTATAGTTGTGGTGGTGGAATATCCTGGTCTAGGTTTGGATTATAtgcaggaaaataataattattttactaTGTAATCATGGTAGAGAGTCAAATATGTTATTATAGAAAATGATGCTTCTTGGTGTCATACTATTCATCCGCTCGGTCAAGGGGACTATGTTTTGGTGAGCTACGGGTAGGAGTGTGTATGGTGGGTCTCTCTCCTCGCtattctcttcttttccttatcTTGCTATAGAACAGGGACTGAAAACCATAATGAAGTTGTATTGTAAGGAGGTACTGGAGTAGTTGGACTTCCTTATCCTTGCTGCAGCAAACTCTTTTCAGGACCTTTCAACTGCCTACTTGCAGAGGGTTTGCCCCCAGTCTCTTTGGGTTCAGAACAGGCAGTTGGAATCAAGGTCCATCTGCTTCCttgcagctccctctgccccagctgttGGGAGCAGAAGGAAGGACGTAGAGAAATACAGCATGGAAAGAGAGACATGGAAGATGTGGGCAGAACAATCTGTGTCTGACAAGGCAGAATGGATCATGAAACTAGTGTTTTGAATACCAAAATGTTACCAAAAGTTATTGAAACGATCATGATATCCCATATGATATTGGTATAATGATCATCACTGTATTATTCAAAGCCTGAGAGTCAGCAAATCCCTGGTATCTAGAGTATGTACTGACCAAAGTGTCTAGTGTCTACTGAGCTGGAGTGCACTGTAAGAATCTTACATACATATGAACAAATATCCATAAATATCCACGTATTTTACGTTTTTGTATATAGTGATACCTTGGGGACAGCATTCCATGCTGTTAAAGGAGGTATTTTCCTCTCAATAGGTTAATGATTTAGTTGCTAAGCACTGAAACTTGATTGTTTTCTGTTTAGGCTCAGCTTTTTGAAATGTCAGGCATGGCTACTTGGATTTAAATGTAAATTGAAATtatccattaggaaaaaaatatgggcAAACTGACAAGCACATAAGGCTGTTTCTTTCCACATAAGTGGTGTTTCCTTAAGCTGTTGCTCCAATATGTTTCTGTAGAGCAACTGGTCTGTCACAGAGTTGTATATCCTGGCTTGAGAGTTAGTGGCCCCGGTGTCTATAAGATTTTTGTAGTGGGTGACAATATGTCTGAATGGTAACTCCATGAGTCCAATTCCCctaccacgggcagggacatctttcactagctcagattgctcaaagccccatccaacctggccttcaacacttccagggacgggggacccacagcttctctgggcaacctgttccagttgaGCAGCAGAACTATGAGCTGTGTTTATCAACAGGACTGGCTGGAAGTTAGCTTATGGCAGGACACTGTTGCAGTAGATGAACCTACTAGGGATGTGATTTCTCACGGCTATAATTATAGCAGCAAATACATCAACATTTTGCGCAAGAGAGAGGTGATACTTTCTCTCTTATCTCTTTGTAGTATCTTCCTCTTAGACTCTAGGTATTAATATGTAGTTTGTGCTTGGTACTGTCTAGGTGCCAGCTGTTTCTAAGTTACGGTGGAGATCTCTTGCCAAGCTGGCACTGCGACCCTGATCACGTTATTCACGTTCCTGAACATGTTATTCACGCTTTTCAGTTTATTGAACTGaattgttttgttgctgttctctCACCCTCTTGTTTATGAAAAGCCTGTTACTGTCCTGTGTCAGGACTGAGATTTGTGTAATGCTGCAGTGATCTGTGTTAGGAAAAGACCTGGCTAAAAACTAACCTGATggaagaaagttatttttcatCTGATTAGAGGGAGATACAACACAGGGGATAACACAAAGGGGATATCTACTTCTAGTCGAAATAGGATTTCTACTTCAGTAGCAGTAAGGGTCTGTTGGATTGAAATACTTGGAGAACTATGGTCTTGCACAGTGGGAagtgttggtgttttttctcACTTGAGAGAAGATAAAGAAAATCATTGCTCAGATGCTGGTAACACCATAAGCAGACAATGAATGGTCATTTCACCTGCAAGCAGTTTTCCAATGGCAGGCAATGAGCACTATGTTGTGGCATGAAAAGAATGAGATCTTATTTGTGCTGTGGGTTGGATCTAGCTTCATACAATTACTGAAGGCTGGTCAGAAAACATCTTGCCTCATAGGAtcgttagaatcacagaattgtaggggttggaagggaccttcagaggtctagtccaacctccctgccaaagcaggttcacctagagcaggctggactgGAACGtatccaggtggattttgaatatctccaggaaaggagactccacaacctctctgggcagcctgttaggGAAGCACTTGTTTGCTGCTGAGGATGAGGGCTGAATCAGTGTTGCTCAGGATAGGCTAGGAGCTCCTGAATGTGATCTAACATCCAAGAACAATTAATAAacaattaataaatatataattggTTCTTTGGCAAGTTATTTTGGAGTGGAGATGGTGCGAGTGTTTTATATATGCTCTATCGTGTAGAAAGGCTGAGATGTTAGCCTATGCGTGgggtggatgggtgggtggggagaggtggaacaaaataaaaaagccaaaatccattttattttagcatttagCTGATTCGAGTATAATAGCTTCCAGCTCTGCTCACTTATTTAGAGATTAGTCTAGAGCTGACTGGAAGAGCTGACTCTTCTCTTGGCTATTTAAACTTCACATTTATGAAAATTCTGATAAATCGTACCTACTGAGATGCGCAAGATGCATATCACCTTAGCTTAAATCAAAGCTCTGAATTACATACGCTTCTGGCAAAGAACCTGTGAGTCTGTTTCCCCTTTATGCTGCAGTACGTGGGCACAGTGCTGCCACTGATGTGCATGTTCTCTGATGAGCGCATTTAGAATAGCTGCTATCTCAGCGCTCATGCCAGTTCCCAGTGGGGATCACCTATAAAATAAATCACATGAGCAGAAAGTCACCATTTTAGGTGCTTGTGGTCTTCTGCTGGAAATGTATTAAGTGCAACTGAAGGCTTCGGCTTACTCCACGTTGCAGGTTTTTGTTTCAGAGGGAGCTGGAAGCCCTCTTTCTTGCATTCCTACATCCCTTTACTCTGAACCAGCTAATAAACAAGCGTAAACAAGGAGGTCGTAGCTGCTGTCGTAGTGAGGTGCTGACACTATCTATCTCTGTCAACACCGGCAGTGTGGCACCACTGTGGTGCTTTGCCTCTGGTGGCCACTTCTAGGTGACCCAGCTCCCTTGGACCAGCTGGCATAAAGCAATTTAGGAACTTGTGGGTGGCAAATACAAGATTAAGACCCTTATCCTTGCACATATACAAGGATATACAAAAATTTAGTGCAATTAGTTGGGCCAGAAAGGTTTCTTATTAGTTTGGACACTGGAGGGGGCGGGGAACTGTTCAAAGGCAGAAGCTTTTGTCATGTACGTTGTCCTCTCTGTGTCCTACCTGTTTCCTGGCTCATGTATGGCTTGAAttaatcatagtatcatagaagggttggaagagacctttaaatatcatctagtccaaccctcccagcaatgagcagggacatcttcaactagaccaggttgctcagagccctgtccaacctgaccccatccaacctgaccttgaatgtttccagggatggggcatctatcgcctctctgggcaacctgcactagcatttcaccaccctcatcataaaaaattgtttccttatatctagtctgaatcttccctcttctagtttaaagtgattagcccttgtcctgtcacaacaggccctgctgaaacgtttgtcctcatctttcctataggctccctttaagtactggaaggctgctataaggtctctccggagtcttctcttctccaggctgaacaaccccaactctctcagcctgtcctcatagcagaggtgctccagccctctcatcatcttcgtggccttcctctggacccgctccaacaggtccatgtcctgtgctgaggactcaagTGTGCTGTGCTGTTTATGAGCATGTTCATGAGATGAATTGCTAGAAAGCAAAACTCTATCATGTCAGGAAACtgacttcttttctttatttttttggtacATGTATCAGCTCCAGCATAGGGCATGAGGCAGTAAAGCTAACATCCTGTGCCTGGTGTCTCTTATTTGTTCTGGCAGGGACTCATAGTTGATAGAACATAGTCCACATAGCAGCATCACAGAGgggttttcttgccttttctttaaAAGGCCTTCTAGAAGTTTTATACTAAGTAATATCTCCACTTTGACTATACCTGTATACTGCACTTGTGGTCAAAATACAGGAATATGAAGAAATAAGATTTCTTCTCTTGTTACTACTAGCTTCCCATGGCTGtgggcagggctgctgctcctTTCAACCTCCATCACCTCTGCGCACAGCTCCCACTTGCCCACATCCAAACCGTCATCTCAGGAGCATTGTcagtgggaaaagaggatgagtGAGGGTTCAGAACAAAATATTCACTGTCTCCTGAGGAGGAGGAACACCAAGACCTAGTGACTGACAGCTTCTCCAGAAACAATTAACTAAGCATCACTGTAGGGCTATGGTGAGTGCTCCTGGATCTCCAGAgaggaaaattaaggaaaaaagtgTGTAGTTAGAGTAATTTGTCAGTAGTGTTTCAGAGTGATATGTGCCTCTAGAAAGGTGACTGATGCTTAGACACAACACTAGAGTGATCTCTGTGAAATGTTAATTCAGTAAATGAGTTGTTTGGGAATCATGAACGCTTCTTAAAATATACTTGGAGCATTTGTTCTCTCTGGACTGTTGTACAAGAGGGAAATGCTGTCTCTCGTCATTGTGGTGCAGATTTCAACTGCTCTGAGGTTATGCTATAGAGACTGTGGAGCTGTTTGGGCAGAATTAACTACATCTACCCACTAAAGTGGGTACCACCACTACTAAAGCGCTTGCACTGCTTTTGTGGTATGCTCGGACAGAAAAGTCATGCTTCTGCACTGCTGTACATCTACACCAGTATCCCCACCCTCTGAATGGCAGTATGATGGACAAGCTGGAAGCAGCATATGTGGATAAGCAGTCTGCCAGGCTGAACTAACAGACTTTCCCAATGAGCTGGAGGCTGGAGAATGTGCAGCGGAAGCATCAGAGTAGCTGGAGCTGTCCTGGTCCTATTCTACTCTAAAGGGCAAATCCTGGTCCAATGTGGTCACATAACTGTGTGGGGGtttgaatattggggttttttcctcctattcCTGTGCCCTTTCGATGCCATGATTGTGCATAATGAAGAACTCATTATAGATTACATTTTATGGCCATCATGACCCCGTGCTTGTTGGGAAGCAATGGACTTTGATCGTATAGAAGCTGGTCATTTTTACACTGGAAAAGTGCTCAAGAAGACCAAAACACAAGCAATTCAGGAAAGAGCAGCATGATGAAAATCTTTGAGCAGGTGAGACTCTAGCAGTCTGTTTACTTCTCCAAGTGCAACTCATAGGAAACAAAGGTGGTCTTTATTGTGTGGCTGCCACAGGTCTGAAAGTCCTTTAAAGTTCCCAGTTCAGCACTGCACAGTAGCCCCGTGTCTGATTCTCTCTTGCCTTTGGGATGTGGAGGTGGCTGCCACTGGTCTACAGAGCCCTGGTTTGCACAGCCCAACTGATCACCTGCAGACATTTGTCACAGCAGCCTTACAGGGTTTTCAACTCTAAGTGCTCCATCTTGCCTTACTAGTATTCCTTCAGCTAAATGCAAGGCATGAACACGAGGGAAAAATGAGATACATCTTTGTGTCATCACCTTATATACAAACTGCAGTCATCGGGATCACTTAATTTGAGATTAAATGCATCTCACTGAAGAGTGCTTGGCCTCAGGTATTGAAAGGGTCAACATTTTGCATGTGAAGCGTTCCTGAACCAAACGCTTTCTGGCTGGCTACTCCACCAGCGGGGCTTTTAGCCTCCAGTGAGCCTACCAGCCCAGCTTGCCAGCCACCCCAGGGTTTCCCTGTGCCATGGAAACGGGAAGGGTTTATCAGTATTAATGATAAACAGACACACTACTGTGGTTTAACAAGTATGCAAAAATTTACTGTCGGAGAGGAGTTAATCATGTGTTGCATTTAATATTAAACCCTAGCAAGTTACTTAATAGCTCTCACCTGCGATAAATGCAACCCACCTGCACTGCTGCCTGCAGACACCGTTGCTGCTGGTTGGAAGTTACTACTCTGAAACCTTTTAAATGTAACCTTCAATCCTTGTTAGCTGCAACAAAAAGAAATGGGTCCAAAACTTCCATTGTCTCAAACTACAACATACAACATCTCTTAGTCGTTTCCCCATccccttaaaattttttttggtcaaaatctTACCAGGCTGAGGAACAGATTTGGTTGGTTTACATCTCTTCATCTCTTCTGATGACTGCAGTGACTTATCTCTGGTATTTCTTATATTATAGAATAGATTCTATTACTGTAACAGATTTTTCTGACCAGGTCATTTTATCAAGTTACTCTTTAGAATAGATATCCTGGCATTTTTTGTAAAATTTTGGTACCTGTCTAGGTACCAGAGAACAATTTCTAGCCCGCTAGCATTTCTAATGTGAAAACTCATTCCAAAAGCTacaaaaacaaggacaaaaactaaacagcaaaaccaaaacccctgtgttttctgaagatttttatcAAAAAGTTTGGCTGACTTCAAAAAGATGTGAACTTTTACTAGGGCATTCCCACCCACTTAGAAAATTTCTCCCCTGCCTGAATACTCCTCATGGTAATTTTGCCCCCTTGCCCTCACAAGGGGAAGAGTTGAGAATATCCCTTTTCACACCATCTTCCACAATGCCTGTCTAATCTTTATTGTCTCTAACCTCTGTTAAGCTGGGCTGAAGTTGGCCAACAGGCCCAAAAGTTGTCTGAAAGGTTGCAGAACATGAGCAGCTCAATCTGCTTCCTGTAGTGCTTCATCTCTCTGActttctgcaaaattttcaggGTTTGTTTCTATAAAAACCTTCTCTGTGTTCTGCCCCCAGTGCCTGCTACTGCTTGCAAGGTCATGTGAAGTTGTGTATTGTCTCCCGCCTTTGTTTATAGTATATACAGCTGTATAGGTGCAAATCATTATAATCTGCTTTTATTGCATTGGTATCATACAGTGACAGTCAGATATTTACTTTTCTATTCATAAAATAGGCCTATCAAACTTACAGGGACACACTGTGTAACCTCAGGGTTCAGAAGGAGTGACTTGTCCTAGAGTCTTATCTACGTAAGCTGTAATTATTGAGAAATGCAGAGTATGAGTAAGAGGAGGGAGGCCAGCGGGTAGGTAAAAGCCATAAAACGGTGGAAATATTCATGTGCAAGTTAATACTGGATGCGAGAAGTGTGGGTTTGTAAAGAAGGGACCTGAAGCAATGAACAGCACCTAGAAGATAAGCTGTACttctctgtgtattttctttttcttaaaaggaCAAATGAATGGCCAGTGGAACTAAAGATCAGTAATCTGGTCCTGTCCTGACCCAGGTCAGACCGGGCAAGCCTAGTCCATGTCTCTCTGAGGCTGTACTGCAGTATTTGTGAGGCTGCATGAAGCTGTTGTGTGATTATTGATGTGACTTTCATGCCTGTTTCTGGTGTGTGACTTGGGAACAGGGTAATGAATAGGAACAGAGAAACAATGTTTGTCTCACAAGCTCTTGATAGCATTACTGACTTAGTTGTGATGTTACCATGTGCATAGAGTTGTACACATTGTAAGCACTGGTGAACACTCAACTacttaggaattattttttttttaatgctatatttGTCATCTGACTGCAGAGCAAAACCTGGCAAGCCTGTTGCTCAGCCCTCTTCCACTGCTAAGTATGTCTGAAGCAACAGTATGAAAAGGGCTACAAAGAAGGCAGTTGTATCCCTTTTGCGGAAAACAGCAACTGGATTGggcaaaataaaaagggaaatgaaaaactTGACAGAAGGTGCTTCTTAGAGCTTAAATCTGGTGGGTTTTGGCATAGTAATACTCATCCTTGTGAAGGCACATGATGCCATATATTGACCATCaggataaattttatttttgtgtatgtgtgtgtgtatatatatatctcaatatCAGTCACAATTGGACATGATGCTAGCAGTGGGAATGGATCCCACACATTAGGAAAGCTTTCATTGTAGTGGCAACCCTGCTTTGGAATTGCCACTTCATAAAACATACCATGATAAAAATAGAGTGCCAGTGGTGATTATTTTTACCTAATTGTGATCTAATAaggctttctctgtatttttccctttagCAAAGTATCCAGAGATCAAGACTCTGATGGGACCGGATCCACATTTAAAGTGGATTGTATCTGGAATGGTTTTCGTGCAGTTTCTAGCATGCTACCTGGTGAAAGACTTATCTTGGAAATGGATTTTCTTCTGGGCTTATGCTTTTGGGGGTTGCATCAACCATTCTCTGACCCTAGCCATCCATGATATTTCACACAACGTCGCCTTTGGGAACAAGCAGGCCAAGTGGAACCGATGGTTTGCAGTCTTTGCCAACTTGCCGATTGGCATCCCTTATTCTGCCTCCTTCAAAAAATACCACATTGACCATCATCGGTACCTTGGTGGGGACAGCCTGGATGTGGACATTCCCACAGACTTTGAAGGCTGGTTCTTCTGTACGCCACTTCGGAAACTGCTTTGGCTTTTCCTCCAACCTCTATTCTACAGTCTGAGGCCGCTGTATGTGAACCCCAAAGCAATTACACGGATGGAAATTTTTAATGCTCTTGTCCAGTTTTCTATAGACCTTATAATTTACTACCTTTGGGGGCTCAAACCTATTATTTACTTAATAGCAGGTAC is a genomic window containing:
- the DEGS2 gene encoding sphingolipid delta(4)-desaturase/C4-monooxygenase DES2, which encodes MGNRVTRGDFEWVYTEQPHTQRRKEILAKYPEIKTLMGPDPHLKWIVSGMVFVQFLACYLVKDLSWKWIFFWAYAFGGCINHSLTLAIHDISHNVAFGNKQAKWNRWFAVFANLPIGIPYSASFKKYHIDHHRYLGGDSLDVDIPTDFEGWFFCTPLRKLLWLFLQPLFYSLRPLYVNPKAITRMEIFNALVQFSIDLIIYYLWGLKPIIYLIAGTILCMGLHPISGHFIAEHYMFLKGYETYSYYGPLNWLTFNVGYHMEHHDFPSIPGCRLPMVKKIAAEYYDNLPHHQSWIRVLWDFVFDDTIGPYSRVKRLCKLAKES